The genome window GGGGATGACAACGGACAGCGGTATGGGCAGGTTAATTACGACAACATCACGAGCCGCGACATCTATGCCGATTTAATCTGGCGGGGCGAGCACCGGTTTACGGAGAAAATGGGCGTTAACTATACCCTCGGTCATAATATTACGACGTATAATTTTACGAGTAACTTCGCCCGGGGCCGGAACCTGTCCATTCCGAATTTCTACAACCTGGGCAATGCCGCCGAATTGTATGCTTCCAACGGGGTCGATCAGCGTCGGTTGACAACAGCCGTATTTGGGCAGCTTGATTTTGACCTGGCCGACCAGCTGTATCTCTCCGTCGGTGCCCGGAACGAGTGGGCTTCTACCTACGAGCGAACAATTAAAAATAATTTCTTGTATCCTTCTGTCTCGGCTTCCTGGATTTTTACGGAAAATCTGCCGGAAAGCAGCCTGTTGTCATTTGGTAAACTGCGTCTGGCGTATGCCGAAGCGGGTATTCCTCCCGTACCGTATCGGACCCGGACATACCTAAGCAAGCCCTCCTTCACCGACGGCTTCACCAATGGCTTGAACTTTCCGTACAACGGCATCAATGGGTATGCGTATAACAATGGGGTTGTGGGTACGCCGAACCTGCGCCCGGAACGCGTGAAAGGAACCGAATTGGGCTTGAATCTAAAGCTGTTGCAAAATAAGCTGGATCTGGACGTAACGCTTTACAACCAGAAAACCGTCGATATTCTGCTTTCGCAGCCAACGGCACCCGCGTCGGGGTTTCCGGCGCGCTACATCAACGCGGCTTCGTTGCGTAACCGGGGCGTAGAGGTGATGCTGGGGATCAATGCTCTTAAAACGCCGGCATTTTCCTGGGATGTCGCCCTGAACTGGTCCATGAACCGCAGCAAAGTGCTGAGTCTGATCGAAGGAGTCAGTGAAGTAAGTCTGGAATCGGCTTTTACGGGGATTGGTGGGTATGCCATTGTGGGTGAGCCGCTTGGCGTCTTATACGGCAGCAAGTGGGAGCGCAATGAGCAGGGACAGTTCTTGATTGGTGCCGACGGATTGCCCATTTTACAGGAAAAGCAGGGAAACATTGGCAACCCTTATCCCACCTGGTTGGGGAACGTGCGCAATACGTTTACCTACAAAGGAGTTTCGTTAACGGCGCTGCTGGATATTCGCCGGGGTGGAGCCATCTGGAACGGAACCTACGCCCGTCTGCAACGATTGGGTGTTACGCAGGAGTCGGCTGATCGGGAGCGCACGTACGTGATACCAGGGGTTTTAGAAGATGGCACGCCTAATAACATCGCTATTCCGGCGGTGGATTATTATTCGTTTTATGTGGGCGATAGCGGTGGTGCTGCCGAGGAATTTGTGGAAAATGTGAATTGGGTGCGTCTGCGCGAGTTAGGCCTGAGCTACCGCTTCAAAGTAGGCAGGAAGTTTCTCGATTATGTCGATGTATCATTTACGGGCCGCAACCTCTGGCTCAATACCAATTACAAAGGTGTTGATCCCGAGACGAGCCTAACGGGCGCTGGTTCGAACCTGCAAGGCTTCGACTACTTCAACAACCCAGGAACCCGGTCTTATATTTTTGGGGTCAATATCGGCTTCTAGAAAGTGCCGCCCCCCTTCAGGCAACCCATCGACAAACGGGTGAGAAAAGCTACCTCGATTCATAAACGACTTTACACAATGAAAAAAATACTCGTATCCTTTCTGGCCACAGTGCTGATTACCAGCGCCTGTCAGAAACAAATGGATGAATATAACGTCAATCCCAATCAGCCAGAAGAAGCGTCGGCGGCCTTGCTGCTATCGGGAGCCGAAGTGGCTACTTTTGCCGCCGTTAGTGGGAATCTCAGCATCATCAGTGCTATTTTAGTGCAGCAGGCCGCCGGGAACCAGGAACAACTCCAAACCTATGGGCGCTATATTCTTACGGAAGCAGATATTACGGGCGAATGGCGGACGCTCTTCAACGGAACAATTATCAACGGTCGGACCTTGATTGACCGGCATGGGGCGGGGAATCCCTATTATGTGGGCATGACCAAAATATTGATGGCTTTCAACCTGGGACTGGCTACTGATTTCTGGGGCGACGTACCAACCGCCGAGGCGGGGCGGGCACTGGATGGTAATTTTACGCCTAAATACGAAAAGCAGGAAGAAGTACTCAAGTACATCCAGACGCAACTGGACGAAGCCATTGCGGACCTGAACAAACCCGCTACAGCCAATGTATCGCTTCCGGGAGCGGACGATTTGATTTTTGGAGGAAATACCAAAGCCTGGGTTAACGCGGCGTACATCATTAAAGCCCGTTATGCCAACCGGCTGAGCCAGATTGATCCGCAGGGAAGCGCAAACCAGGCTCTCCAATTTCTGAGCCACGTCAGCGCCGATCAGCCGGATTTTGAAGCGAAATTTTTCGATGTAGCCGGGAGCTACAACCAGTGGTATGATTTCATCTCGGCCCGACCTAATTACGTTCGGATGGGTAAGTTTTTTATCGACTACCTGAAGAACACCAATGACCCGCGCCTGCCGTTTTTTGCGACGAAAGATGAGCAAGGCGGTTACACCGGACAGACGCCGGAACAAACCAACCTGACTACAGGCTCGTTTCCGGGCGAAGGGGTGACCGGTCCGGACGCACCTATTCCGATGGCGACCTATGCCGAGGCCAAATTCATTGAGGCCGAAGCGCAGTTGCGTTTAGGCAAAGGGGCTGAAGCAGCGGCGGCTTTCAATGTGGCGGTTGCCGCTTCGGTGCAACGGGTCACGGAGGCAGCTATTCCCGCCCTCTTTAAGCAAGCCGTGGCCAGTGAAACAGCCGCCTCCATTACGCTGGAAAAAATAATTAACCAGAAGTACGTCGCCCTGTTCACCCAGCCAGAAGGCTACCACGACTGGCGGCGTACGGGATTCCCAAAGCTGACACCCAACCAGAATTCGCAGCAGAAGGCCATTCCCGTGCGTTTTCCGACCTCACAGGAAGAACGAAACTACAATCCGAATGCCGTTGTCATTGGCGATATTTACCAGCCTGTCTGGTGGGACAAATAGTGTATGTTTGCGTGCTTCTTAACGAACGGCAATCGCCAGTCAGGAATGACTGGGGATTGCCGTTCGGCTTTTTATGCTTCGCTGTAAAACTAACGCCCCAGCCAGCCTCCGCGAAAGCCAGCCCGTTGCAGCCCCCGCCGGATGTAAGGATTCTTCATCATCAGGTTCCAGACAAGCCCGGTGCGGTAATTTTCGGCCATAAGCAGAATCGGGCCACTATCAATGCCCAAATAATCCACATCAAACCAGCCGCTTTGATTGGCTGAGGATGGGCTAGGGTAGGAAAGGTTAAAGGCATCCTTAAAGCCGTACCGCCCGTAAATGTTACTGCCAAATTTACTTTTCATCGCCTGGAGCGCCGGAATGCAGATTTCCGGCGCAAACGGGATAGAGCCTCCCGCCGCCGTTGGCGCAATCGTGCCGTCATCAACAACTCCTGTTGCGGCAGCCCCGCGCGCCCGGTAAGAAAAAAACGGGCGGCTGTTAATCAAGGTATCTTTAGGGCCATCACAGGCAGTCAAGCCCCAGATGGTGGCACTATAGCCGCGCCACTTCAGCGGATTATCCAGGCAGTAAGCCCGATTTGCGTAAGTAGCCCGGCGGCTGTTTTCAAAATAGGAGATTCCTTTCTGCCGGTTATAAGCGTCTTTTATGTCCCGAAAATCAATCCATATGTGGGAATATTGGTGCCCAAAAAGCGGCTCAAAATTGATGTGTTCGTACTTGTAGAAGGCATTCCAATCGTAGGTTTGGGTCCAGGTGGTCCAGGCTTCTGGCTCAATAGAAAAGGTGGGTGAACCAAGCGCCAGCACATACAAAAGCATGGCTTCGTTGTATCCTTTCCAATCGGCTTCGATAAAACCTTTCTCCGGGTGCCAGCCCATGCTGAGGAGCGGCTTACGGGCCTGCATCCAGCGCCAGTCAACGCGGCGATATAGCTGATCGGCCAGCGTGCGGATTTCGCGTTCTATCGGTGTACGCTGGTCAAAATAAGCCTGGCAACTCAGAATCCCTGCCAGCAACAGGGCCGTGTCGATGGACGAAAGTTCCACCGTTTTGAAACGATGCCCCGTCTTCATATCCAGAAAATGATAAAAAAATCCTTTGTAGCCCGTAACGTTGGCTGGCTGGTCTGACTGACTTGCGTTGGCAAAAAAGTAGAGTGTCCGGCGGGTGCGTTCGGCGGCCTCGGTGCGGCTAATGTAGCCGCGCTCAACCCCGACCAGATAGGTGGTCAGGCCGAACCCCGTGGCGGCAATGCTTGAAAAAGAAGGCGTTGGGTATCGGTCGGGGATGAGGCCGTTCGGGTTGTCGCCCAACTCCCAAAAATAGCGGAACGTATCGCGTTGCAGCGAATCCAGAAAGCTCCTGGAAAATACCGCCTGACCAGTGACTGTATTGTGGATGCTAACGAAAAAAAGAAGCAAGGTGAGGATACGCGTTGTTTTCATAGCACGTGTTGTCTGACGCTTTTTCCAGAAATTGTTACCCGAAACAGGCATCAACTACTAAAGCTGCAAGAAAAAAAGCGACTTAAGCCAATCGCCGAAAAATATTTTTCGCTATCTTTCTTGTATATATAGATTTCTTATATATATTCGTGTCATCAATAATGCACAAATCCATGAACCAGACTGAATCGCGGGAGTTGCTACGAGGAACGCTTCGCACCATCGTTCTGAAGATGCTGGCCGAAAACAAGCGAATGTACGGCTACGAGCTTACCCAGCAGGTAAAAGAACGTACGAAAGGAGAAATCACGCTGACTTACGGCGCTTTGTACCCGGTGTTGCACAAACTGGAAGACGAAGGTTTTCTGGTGACGGAGTCGGAAGAGGTGGATGGTCGCCTTCGGAAATATTATTCGTTGACGGCTGCCGGCACCGAAACGGCTCAAACAAAAGTTTCTGAGTTTGAGAATTTTATGAATGCAATGAAAGCACTGATGGGGCCAGCTCCCGGGCTAGCTACGAACTGATTCCTATTCCACATTAACCTGTCCTGTTTATGTATCTGCTTACATCTGAACAAATCGAAGCCCTGCGCAATCACGTACTCCGCAGCGGTGTTTCGGCAGATTTACTTACTGAGCTGACGGATCATTTGGCCTGTGACCTGGAAAACGCGATGTGGGAGGGAAATTCGTTTGAAACAGCACTGGATACGGTGATACAGGGCGCTGACCTGAAAAATATGGCGCAGCTTCAGGAAGAGTACGACTCTATTCTGGCTCTGCCTGATAGCCAGCCTGCTACGCTGAATGACATTGTTTTTCTGAATCGGAATAAAGCCTACGGAGCCTATGACCTGCGGATGCAATACTCCTGGGCGGCGGAACGGGCTTTGCTGTGGGGATTTTTACTGTTTGCGCTGGCGATCTTTAGCCTGAGCTGGCACGTGAATCACAATGTGTCGCACCGGCGAAGCGAGTCGGTCAAGCACGCCAAAGTTCGGTTTGTAGAGCCAGAATGGATGCAAACGGCCCGGAAGAATACGGCATTAATGCAAAAAAAAGCGGATAACCAGTTAAAGAAATAAGATCATGGCTACGAACCAATGGAAGTTTGCTTCGCTGGATGATATTGTATTTGAGCATCGGAATAAAGCCTATGGGGCCTACGATCTGCGGCAACACTACGGACGCCATACGCGCACCGCACTCTGGATGGGGATCGTCTTGTTTGTAGGAGCGCTGGCCATTCCCAGCCTGATTGATCAGCTAAAACCGGCTGAGCAAGAGGTGTATATGGATGAAGTGAAGTTTGAGCAACTGCCTCCGCCGGAGAAGACAGAAACGCCGCCGATTGTGACACCGCCGCCAGCCCAGCAAGTAGAGGTGCCACAAGTGCGTGATTTGCCGCCTCTGGTTACGGCTGAGGCTCCCGATGAAACAACGGTACCAACGGTAGATGACCTCGAGAAAGCCGCGCCCAGCGACAAAACGGTAGAGGGTGATCCGAATGCCGGTGAAATGATTGAAGCGCCAAGTACGGCGGCTGGACCGACAGTGGTCGAAAAGGCGATTGAAGTAGAGAAAAAAGAAGAAGAGCCGCTTCTTTTTGTGGAGCAGCAGCCCGAATTTCCGGGTGGTCCGGCGGCCATGTATGAGTGGCTGAGCAAAAATATGAAATATCCGCCAGCGGCAGCCCGAAGCAACATTTCCGGCAAAGTGTATCTCTCCTTTGTGGTTAACGCCGATGGCAGTATTGTGGATGAGCAGGTCACGAAAGGGATCGGGTTTGGCTGCGACGAAGAAGCGCTTCGAGTCGTGAAAAAAATGCCTAAGTGGCGACCGGGCAAACAGTCGGGGAGGCCCGTGCGGGTGAAATTTAACCTGCCCATTGTGTTTGCCCTAGAATAAGTTTTCAATTAACCCTTCATAAATAGTGCCCCGCCGGTTAAGCAACCGGCGGTTTTTGTTGTTAGAGGTTTAGCATTGGCTATTTTTGCAACCTTAAACACGAAAAAAACGGATCGTCCGCGACCCGGCTAAGTATATAAAATGGACTACACACAAATTCCCTCGCCCTGTTTTGTACTAGACGAAGCCAAACTTCGTAAGAATTTGAGTCTTATTGATCAGGTTCAGCAATCGGCAGGTATTCGGATCATCCTGGCCCTGAAAGGGTTTTCGATGTACAGTGCTTTCCCGCTTGTGAAAGAGTACCTGGGCGGCGCTACAGCCTCGTCTCTCAACGAAGTAAAGCTAATCAACGAGTACATGGGCGTAAAGTCGCACACGTACGCCCCCGCTTACCGGGACGATGAATTTGAAGAAATAAAAAAAGGCAGCAGCCACATTACGTTTAACTCCCTGAATCAGTGGGAGCACTTCAAAGACCAGGTACAGGGAAGCGGTATTTCCTGCGGGATTCGGGTCAATCCGCAATATTCGGAGGTCGGTACCGATTTATACAACCCTTGCGTTCCCGGTTCTCGGTTGGGCGTAACCCGCGATCAATTGGGCGATAACTTACCCGAAGGCCTTGAAGGAATTCACTTCCATACGCTTTGCGAAAACGATTCGTACACGCTGGAGCGGACGCTGGAGGCGCTGGAAAGCCGGTTTGCCAGCCTGCTTCACCAGGCTAAATGGGTAAACATGGGCGGTGGCCACCTGATGACCCGGGAGGGATACAATACCGATCACCTCATTGGCTTGTTGAAAGCGTTTCGCGAAAAATACAACGTTGATGTGATTCTGGAACCTGGCTCTGCTATTGCCTGGCAAACAGGTGTGCTAGTTGCCACCGTACTGGATCTTCTGGATAGCCAGGGTATTGCCGTAGCGATGCTGGATACCTCGTTTTCCAACCACATGCCCGACACGCTAGAAATGCCCTACAAGCCGCGTATCCTGGATTCTTACCACGAGCCGGTGACTGGCAAACCGACTTATCGTCTGGGTGGGATGACCTGTCTGGCCGGCGATTTCATGGGCGATTATTCCTTCGACGAACCGTTGCAGATCGGACAGAAGCTGGTATTTGATGACATGATTCACTACACAATGGTGAAAACGACCTCGTTCAATGGCGTTGGTTTGCCGTCCATTGGCATCTGGAAGGAGGGGCGTTTTGAACTGGTGAAGTCGTACGGCTACGAGAGTTTTAAAGATCGACTGAGCTAATAACAAAAAAGCCTCTACATCTCCGTAGGGGCTTTTTTAGTATTAAATGTATGGTATATCAATCAACCAACTGAACCTTCCAGGCTGATTTCCAGCAGTTTCTGAGCTTCGACAGCAAACTCCATCGGTAGCTGGTTTAGAACTTCCTTAGCGTATCCGTTGATAATCAGCGCCACAGCCTGCTCGGTAGGAATACCGCGCTGGTTGCAATAAAACAACTGATCTTCTCCAATTTTTGACGTGGTCGCTTCGTGCTCGACTGTGGCCGATTGGTTGTTCACTTCAATGTACGGGAACGTATGAGCACCGCATTTGTCACCGAGTAGGAGGGAGTCGCATTGCGAGAAATTCCGGGCGTTTTCGGCCCGTTTGAACACCTGCACCAAACCCCGGTAGGAGTTCTGGCTTTTTCCCGCCGAAATCCCTTTCGAGACAATCCGGCTTTTGGTGTTTTTCCCGATGTGCACCATTTTCGTTCCGGTGTCGGCCTGCTGCATGTTGTTCGTTACTGCCACCGAATAAAATTCGCCAATGGAGTTATCACCTTTTAGGATAACAGACGGATATTTCCAGGTAATGGCCGAGCCTGTTTCAACCTGTGTCCAAGAAATTTTGGCATTAGGACCGTCGCAGATACCACGCTTTGTAACGAAGTTATAAATACCGCCCCGGCCTTCCTTGTCGCCCGGATACCAGTTCTGCACGGTTGAGTACTTGATCTCCGATTCCTTGGCCGCAACCAATTCGACAACGGCAGCGTGTAGCTGGTTCTCGTCGCGCATGGGAGCCGTACAGCCTTCGAGGTAGCTCACGTACGAACCTTCGTCGGCGATAATCAACGTCCGCTCAAACTGGCCTGTTCCCGCCGCATTAATCCGGAAATAGGTTGACAGTTCCATTGGGCAACGAACGCCCTTAGGAATGTAACAGAACGATCCGTCAGAGAAAACCGCCGAGTTCAGGGCTGCAAAATAGTTGTCTTTTGGAGGAACTACGGAGCCCATGTATTTTCGAACCAGTTCGGGGTGCTCCTGAATGGCTTCCGAAATTGAGCAAAAAATAATGCCCAGATCTCTGAGTTTGTCTTTAAAGGTAGTGGCAATCGACACCGAGTCAATGACAGCATCCACCGCAACGCCAGCCAGACGCTCCTGTTCTTTCAGGGAAATGCCCAGCCGTTCAAATGTATCCCGCAATTCAGGATCAATATCATCCAGGCTATTAACGACTTTCTTCTGTTTAGGCGCTGAATAATATTTAATGGCTTGGTAATCGATTGCTGGATAAGAAACATTAGGCCAGTGCGGTTCTTTCAGTCCTTGCCAGTGCCGGAAGGACTTAAGCCGCCATTCGAGCATCCATTCTGGTTCATTCTTCTTGGCAGAAATGAACCGAACTGTCGTCTCGTCCAGACCAGCAGGGGCTTCGTCGGCCTCAATCAAGGTTTCGAATCCGTACTTATATTCGGAGTTGGTAATACTCTCTAAAATTTCAACGTCTTTGCTCATGGTAGAGGTGGCGGTTGTGATTTTACACAATTCGTCACTTGGTTAACAAATTGCATGGAGCGGCTGTTCCTTAGCCGGACGACAAATATCGTAAAAATATCAACTGCTTCGACGGAAGGTTGCAAAGAGGGGCCGTTAGTAGCTATCCAGCTGGTTGGTATCACCAAATGGGATAGGGCGGTTGACGCGCTCTTCCAGAGAAATAAAGGTTTCGGTTCGTTGGATGCCCCCTACTTTCTGGATTTTATCGTGCAAGACCTCGCGCAGATGCTGGGTGTCGCGACAGACGATTTTAGCGAAGATACTGTAGATACCCGTTGTATAATGAATGTTGACCACTTCTGGAATTTTTTGCATTTCAGAGGCCACTTCGTCGTAGAGCGAGCTTTTGTCCAGGTAAATGCCCAAAAAGGCGCTGATGTCCCAGCCGAGCTTGGTATGGTCGATGATCAATTGAGAACCTTTAACAATTCCCATTTGCTCCATTTTTTTCATCCGGACGTGGATTGTACCTCCTGATACCTGAATACGCTTACCAATTTCGGTATAAGGCATGTTGGCGTCTTCCATCAGTAGGTTTAATATTTTCAGATCTACTGAGTCGATCTCCGGATTCTTGTCCATAATTTAAAGTAACTACATTTAAAATTCTGCAACGAAAGGTAACATTTTTTGCCAACAAAAAAATTTTGGAAAAAATATGTTAAAAAATTTGCAAAGTGTTGGGCTGCCGCTTTATCTTTGTGTAACAATAAGGGATAACCGTAGCGCAAGTTACAATTTGTTACCTTCTTTGTCTATACTGTAGGGTGTCGAAACTGGCAGACGTGCCCTCCTGTCTCGGGGGTGGTGGAAAGGGATAAACACAGCATAATGCCCGCTATACGCGGACTGGGGTTGACCACCAGGTTTGTGCTGCGGCTAACCGCACCGTGGGTGGTTCGAATCCCCCTCCTACAGCACTAAAACGATAAAATATATCGTTTTACCGGAATGCCATCGGTTGTCACTTGACAATTAGCTGGAACAAGGGTTTATTTGGTTTTTAGTTTGTTGATGAAGTGTAATCTTGACACGCCGGCTCAAGTTGAGGCCGGCGTTGTTTGTTATATATTTGCTTCATGAATGATACCGTAACGCTCGGCGTACTTCTCCTGATTCTTGCCGCCGTCTTAACCCTTGCCGACAGTGCTCATCCTTTCTGGCGCCGTTTTTTTAATTACGTTCCCCCTACTTTACTCTGTTACTTTCTTCCGTCCCTCCTGAACACCGCTGGTTGGGTCGATGGGGAGAATACAGCCCTTTATCCCATTGTTTCGCGGGTTTTG of Tellurirhabdus bombi contains these proteins:
- a CDS encoding SusC/RagA family TonB-linked outer membrane protein produces the protein MKKVLPLMAMLSLMSYAFAQEREVTGRVTTAEEGTPLPGVTVQIKGTTRGTTAGADGAYRISVGGENTLIFSFIGVESQEVRVGTQTTINVALKADTKQLQEVVVTALGAQREKRTLGYAVSDLKGEELTRSGEANVIQGLAAKTAGVIVTGSAGTPGASSKVVLRGPSTFTGQQQPLIVVDGVPINNETFTSSSADYPYNANLQGVNNSNRALDLNPDDIESVTILKGPAAAALYGARAGNGAIVYTTKKGRKQKGIGITLNYRLELSQVNKLPKLQREYAQGVGGKYITADAGPDNQHGTDDDGNIGSTNSWGPKIASDPTLQSFDNGGNFFKTAVSHNTNVALVGGNEKANFRIAFGNLTQNGVIPNTDYVRNNVRITAEGNMLDNLKIGGTASYTKSGGVKAQNGSNLAGVMLSLLRAPASFDLRNYQFENGFNRNYYYSYDNPYYTVYKNPFTDDINRFLGNVFVNYRPSKYFDLTYKVGADAYSDFRRQVFAISSNGDDNGQRYGQVNYDNITSRDIYADLIWRGEHRFTEKMGVNYTLGHNITTYNFTSNFARGRNLSIPNFYNLGNAAELYASNGVDQRRLTTAVFGQLDFDLADQLYLSVGARNEWASTYERTIKNNFLYPSVSASWIFTENLPESSLLSFGKLRLAYAEAGIPPVPYRTRTYLSKPSFTDGFTNGLNFPYNGINGYAYNNGVVGTPNLRPERVKGTELGLNLKLLQNKLDLDVTLYNQKTVDILLSQPTAPASGFPARYINAASLRNRGVEVMLGINALKTPAFSWDVALNWSMNRSKVLSLIEGVSEVSLESAFTGIGGYAIVGEPLGVLYGSKWERNEQGQFLIGADGLPILQEKQGNIGNPYPTWLGNVRNTFTYKGVSLTALLDIRRGGAIWNGTYARLQRLGVTQESADRERTYVIPGVLEDGTPNNIAIPAVDYYSFYVGDSGGAAEEFVENVNWVRLRELGLSYRFKVGRKFLDYVDVSFTGRNLWLNTNYKGVDPETSLTGAGSNLQGFDYFNNPGTRSYIFGVNIGF
- a CDS encoding SusD/RagB family nutrient-binding outer membrane lipoprotein, which translates into the protein MKKILVSFLATVLITSACQKQMDEYNVNPNQPEEASAALLLSGAEVATFAAVSGNLSIISAILVQQAAGNQEQLQTYGRYILTEADITGEWRTLFNGTIINGRTLIDRHGAGNPYYVGMTKILMAFNLGLATDFWGDVPTAEAGRALDGNFTPKYEKQEEVLKYIQTQLDEAIADLNKPATANVSLPGADDLIFGGNTKAWVNAAYIIKARYANRLSQIDPQGSANQALQFLSHVSADQPDFEAKFFDVAGSYNQWYDFISARPNYVRMGKFFIDYLKNTNDPRLPFFATKDEQGGYTGQTPEQTNLTTGSFPGEGVTGPDAPIPMATYAEAKFIEAEAQLRLGKGAEAAAAFNVAVAASVQRVTEAAIPALFKQAVASETAASITLEKIINQKYVALFTQPEGYHDWRRTGFPKLTPNQNSQQKAIPVRFPTSQEERNYNPNAVVIGDIYQPVWWDK
- a CDS encoding glucoamylase family protein, whose translation is MKTTRILTLLLFFVSIHNTVTGQAVFSRSFLDSLQRDTFRYFWELGDNPNGLIPDRYPTPSFSSIAATGFGLTTYLVGVERGYISRTEAAERTRRTLYFFANASQSDQPANVTGYKGFFYHFLDMKTGHRFKTVELSSIDTALLLAGILSCQAYFDQRTPIEREIRTLADQLYRRVDWRWMQARKPLLSMGWHPEKGFIEADWKGYNEAMLLYVLALGSPTFSIEPEAWTTWTQTYDWNAFYKYEHINFEPLFGHQYSHIWIDFRDIKDAYNRQKGISYFENSRRATYANRAYCLDNPLKWRGYSATIWGLTACDGPKDTLINSRPFFSYRARGAAATGVVDDGTIAPTAAGGSIPFAPEICIPALQAMKSKFGSNIYGRYGFKDAFNLSYPSPSSANQSGWFDVDYLGIDSGPILLMAENYRTGLVWNLMMKNPYIRRGLQRAGFRGGWLGR
- a CDS encoding PadR family transcriptional regulator — translated: MNQTESRELLRGTLRTIVLKMLAENKRMYGYELTQQVKERTKGEITLTYGALYPVLHKLEDEGFLVTESEEVDGRLRKYYSLTAAGTETAQTKVSEFENFMNAMKALMGPAPGLATN
- a CDS encoding energy transducer TonB; translated protein: MATNQWKFASLDDIVFEHRNKAYGAYDLRQHYGRHTRTALWMGIVLFVGALAIPSLIDQLKPAEQEVYMDEVKFEQLPPPEKTETPPIVTPPPAQQVEVPQVRDLPPLVTAEAPDETTVPTVDDLEKAAPSDKTVEGDPNAGEMIEAPSTAAGPTVVEKAIEVEKKEEEPLLFVEQQPEFPGGPAAMYEWLSKNMKYPPAAARSNISGKVYLSFVVNADGSIVDEQVTKGIGFGCDEEALRVVKKMPKWRPGKQSGRPVRVKFNLPIVFALE
- the nspC gene encoding carboxynorspermidine decarboxylase yields the protein MDYTQIPSPCFVLDEAKLRKNLSLIDQVQQSAGIRIILALKGFSMYSAFPLVKEYLGGATASSLNEVKLINEYMGVKSHTYAPAYRDDEFEEIKKGSSHITFNSLNQWEHFKDQVQGSGISCGIRVNPQYSEVGTDLYNPCVPGSRLGVTRDQLGDNLPEGLEGIHFHTLCENDSYTLERTLEALESRFASLLHQAKWVNMGGGHLMTREGYNTDHLIGLLKAFREKYNVDVILEPGSAIAWQTGVLVATVLDLLDSQGIAVAMLDTSFSNHMPDTLEMPYKPRILDSYHEPVTGKPTYRLGGMTCLAGDFMGDYSFDEPLQIGQKLVFDDMIHYTMVKTTSFNGVGLPSIGIWKEGRFELVKSYGYESFKDRLS
- the sufB gene encoding Fe-S cluster assembly protein SufB, which codes for MSKDVEILESITNSEYKYGFETLIEADEAPAGLDETTVRFISAKKNEPEWMLEWRLKSFRHWQGLKEPHWPNVSYPAIDYQAIKYYSAPKQKKVVNSLDDIDPELRDTFERLGISLKEQERLAGVAVDAVIDSVSIATTFKDKLRDLGIIFCSISEAIQEHPELVRKYMGSVVPPKDNYFAALNSAVFSDGSFCYIPKGVRCPMELSTYFRINAAGTGQFERTLIIADEGSYVSYLEGCTAPMRDENQLHAAVVELVAAKESEIKYSTVQNWYPGDKEGRGGIYNFVTKRGICDGPNAKISWTQVETGSAITWKYPSVILKGDNSIGEFYSVAVTNNMQQADTGTKMVHIGKNTKSRIVSKGISAGKSQNSYRGLVQVFKRAENARNFSQCDSLLLGDKCGAHTFPYIEVNNQSATVEHEATTSKIGEDQLFYCNQRGIPTEQAVALIINGYAKEVLNQLPMEFAVEAQKLLEISLEGSVG
- a CDS encoding Lrp/AsnC ligand binding domain-containing protein, which translates into the protein MDKNPEIDSVDLKILNLLMEDANMPYTEIGKRIQVSGGTIHVRMKKMEQMGIVKGSQLIIDHTKLGWDISAFLGIYLDKSSLYDEVASEMQKIPEVVNIHYTTGIYSIFAKIVCRDTQHLREVLHDKIQKVGGIQRTETFISLEERVNRPIPFGDTNQLDSY